GATTTCCCCCTCACCATCCTGATCGTCCAGCACCTCAGTGCCCATTCGGATGATTTCATGGTTCGCCACCTTCGGAAATTCTGTGACCTGGAAGTCCTGGGAGCCGAGGACAAGATGGATACCAGGGCGGGATGCATCTATATTGCCCCTCCCAACTACCACCTTATGGTAGAAGAGGAAGGAACCCTGGCGCTCAGCATTTCTCCACCAGTCCACTTTTCAAGACCCTCCATTGATGTACTGTTTGAAACAGCAGCAGATGCATGGCAGGAGCAGCTGATAGGAATCATTCTGACCGGGGCTAACTCGGATGGAACTTCGGGAGTCAAAAAGATCAAAGAGCGGGGGGGACATGTGCTGGTACAGGATATCGCCACTGCGGAAGCTGAAACCATGCCCGCTTCAGCATCAGAGTTTGCTGACATGATTCTACCGCTTGATCAGATAGGCAATTATCTAAATAATCTTGTACAGAACAAAACTAGTTAAAAAAGGTAATGAATGACCACTCGATTCGGAGATAAAATGAATATTCTTCTTGTAGATGACAGAAAAGAGAATATTCTGACCCTTGAATCTCTTCTGGATAATCCGGATTTCTCTATAAAAAAAGCGGAATCAGGCCAGGAGGCTCTGGAGATGCTTCTTGATAACGAGATAGCCCTGGTTCTCCTGGATGTTCAAATGCCTGGAATGGACGGATATGAAACAGCCGAGTTGATGCGCAGCAGCAGTCGAACCAGGCATATACCCATTATTTTTGTCACAGCAAACAGCTTGGAAAATGATCATATCTTCAAGGGATATGATGCGGGGGCCGTTGATTATCTGACAAAACCCATTGAACCGATGGTTTTGAAATGCAAAGTTGGTATTTTTCTGGAAATTCACAGGCAGAAAATTGAACTGGAACATAAAACCTATGAACTGAACGCTAAAATCGTGGAATTGGAAGAACTCCAGCAGCAGCTGGAAGAGAAAAATAAACAGCTTAAGGCCATCTCCAACTTGGATGGGCTCACAGGGATTTCCAACCGCCGCTACTTCAATGAAATACTCGATAAGGAGTGGTTCCGGAATTTGCGGGATAGAAAAAAGATGTCCATTCTGATGATGGATATTGATCACTTCAAATCATTCAATGATACCTATGGACATACTGCCGGTGATGATGCTCTGAAAAACGTTGCCGAAACCATTTCACAGACTTTGAAGCGCCGATCCGATACCCTGTCCCGTTACGGCGGGGAAGAATTTGTAGCGATACTTCCTGATACGGATAAAAAAGGAGCCATAGATCTGGCAGAAAGAATTATTCTTGCAATCACCGGATTGGGCATACGCAATGAATCTTCCCCAGTCAAGAATGCTCTAACCCTCAGTATAGGGGTAAGTACTATGATTCCGGAAAAGGGTCAGCTCCCCATGACGATCGTATCCAAGGCGGATGATGCCCTCTATATGGCGAAGGGAAATGGTCGTAATCGTGTGGAATATTTGTAAGACTGAATACATAATGTATAGATATGTGAAGACAAGGGAGCGTAAATGAAATACACCATCGAAGTTCTGATAAATGAAGCAGACCTGGCTAAAAAGGTGAAGGAACTGGGGGAAACCATAGAAAATGATTACAAAGATGCCGAAGAAATCATTCTTGTGGGACTTCTCCGGGGATCAACCGTCTTTCTGGCAGACCTGGCCCGTCATATAAAAATGGATGCAAGAATTGACTTCATGGTAGTATCCAGTTATGGCAACTCCATGGATTCCTCCCGGGACGTTCAGATTAAGAAGGATCTTGAAGAAGAAATACGCGGACGCCATGTCATCATCGTGGAAGATATTATCGACACAGGATATACACTGGAACGGGTCAAGGAATTTCTGGCTCTCAGAGAACCGGCTTCCCTGAAAATCTGCACACTCCTGGACAAACCCGAACGGAGAGAGGTCAAAGTGGATGTCGATTACGTTGGTTTTACAATCCCCGATGTCTTTGTTATCGGCTACGGCATCGACTATGCACAAAAGCACAGAAACCTCCCCTATGTGGGTAAAGTCATTCCCCTGGACTGAATTTGATTCAGCTCTCAGGAGATGCTCTGTTTTCTATGATCTCCTGAAGAGTCTTGTCGCCCGGGTGTGATTTTTTTTAAAAAAAGTGACATTTCCTCAACAGGTTCCTGTTTAATTCATAAACAGCAATCAAGAAGAGGGAACCGGAATGAACAGAAAAAGCACAATACTGGCTTTCATAATCCTCACCATAAGCATATCAACACTGACGGCCCATGATACCATAAGAACGGCAGGAATCATGACCTGGGAAAAGAACAGCAGCAGCAATACCAGACCGTCCGACCTCAATGATGAGGACAAACGCTATTGGGGTCTAGAGACAGAAACCATACACTCCCAGACAGGAACTGGTATGGACGCATTGGTCAATTTCTATACCGATGATCAGGAATTCTCCATGTTAGACTGGCAGGGACAACTCTTTATGAGGTATCATTTAATAGGAGCCAGAAGTTTCCTGGACCCCTATATTGAAGCAGGAATAGGGAATGCGGGAACAGTCAGATTGGGGGATGGAGAAGAACTGCAGATGTCATTGTATCCCTTCATTTCAGCCGGAGGAAATATAGTATTCCATGAAGGTTTTTATGCCGGAATGCGCTGGTCCTGCAGACTGGATGAATGGATCATACCCGGGACTGTCATCCCCCAGCCAGAACTGGCTCAGTATCAAGTATCCTTTAATGTGGGATTCTCATATAATTGGCACAATCCGTTTCTGACATATAGCCATGACAGGCATAATCATTACCATTTTGACTGATTTGAGTAGGAGGGTATTTCCCTGGCGATAAATATCGAAGATTTGTACATAAAATACGGCCCGATGGTATTAAGGCGCTGTAGAAGTCTCCTCAAAGATGAAGATCTGGCGCTGGATGCCATGCAGGATGTCTTTGTTAAGCTGATCAGCAAGCAGGACAAACTGAAGGAGAATTATCCCTCCAGTCTGCTCTATACAATAGCGACCAACCATTGCCTGAATATAATCAGGAAGGAGAAGAAGATGAGCTGGGGGGATGAAATACTGGACAGAATTGTCAGTACCGAAGTTCTGGAGGAAAAAGCTGTGAATAAAATGTTTCTGGATCAGATCTTCAACAGTCAGAAAGCCTCCACCCGCACCATTGCAGTCCTGCATTATAGAGACGGCCTGACCCTTGAAGAAACGGCTGAGATGACATCTCTGTCCGTATCAGGTGTAAGACGGAGATTGAGGAAACTGCGGGAAGCAGGTTTCTCAATGGAAGGAAGATAATCATGAAAAAAAGCAATCTAAAAGCAGAACTGTATAAGCTCAATGAATTGCCCCGGGATTGGACTCTCGAAGGGGATGCGGCACAATGGACCCAGGCGGTAGAGGAACTGAAAGCCTCGGATGAAGAGATCCTCAAAAAGTACAAACCCGCTGAGATGGCCGCTCAAATAGCCCGACAAATGGAAGGCGCGAAAGTTAAGAAAGAAGAAAAAATCCTTCCTTTTTCCAGAAAATTCAATACACGAATTCTGATTCCCGCCGCGGCGGCCCTGCTGATTATTGCCTTTATGCTCCCCCTGACCCTGAAAAGTAGAAATGACTCAGTCCTGGAAATGACCAGAGTCAAGGGTGCGGGCATTCCCGAGCTGAGGGTGTACCGAAAGACAGGGAAAGATTCTGAAAGTCTGTCTTCCAACAGTGCTGCCGTCGAGTACGATCTGCTCCAGTTGGCCTATCAGGTCAGCGGGCCTACCTTTGGAGTGATCCTGTCGGTTGACGGCCGGGGGGTTGTCACAAAACATTTTCCAGAATCCGGAGATCAGTCTCCCAGGCTGGAGACAGGGGGTGAACAGTTCCTCCCCTTCTCCTATGAACTGGACGATGCCCCTGACTTTGAAACCTTTTATCTGATCACCTCGGATAAACCATTTTCAACCGAAGCTGTAATGGATGCCACCGCTTCAGCCGCACGAAGCAGTGATGAGGTCCTGGATATTCCCCAGCTGATAAAAAAAATTAACAGGGAAACATCAGGGAAAATCAGACAATATGCAGTACCTATAAGGAAAGATGGGAACCATGAATAGGAATAAAAGAAGACTCGCAGCAGCGGTCCTGCTGTTCATCAGTATGAACAGCTTTGCCGCTCCACTGGAAGTGAAGCGCTTCGGGATCTTTATCGGTGCCAACGATGGAGGAAAGGGCAGACAAAGGCTCCTTTACGCCGG
This is a stretch of genomic DNA from Oceanispirochaeta sp.. It encodes these proteins:
- the hpt gene encoding hypoxanthine phosphoribosyltransferase, with product MKYTIEVLINEADLAKKVKELGETIENDYKDAEEIILVGLLRGSTVFLADLARHIKMDARIDFMVVSSYGNSMDSSRDVQIKKDLEEEIRGRHVIIVEDIIDTGYTLERVKEFLALREPASLKICTLLDKPERREVKVDVDYVGFTIPDVFVIGYGIDYAQKHRNLPYVGKVIPLD
- a CDS encoding sigma-70 family RNA polymerase sigma factor, whose amino-acid sequence is MYIKYGPMVLRRCRSLLKDEDLALDAMQDVFVKLISKQDKLKENYPSSLLYTIATNHCLNIIRKEKKMSWGDEILDRIVSTEVLEEKAVNKMFLDQIFNSQKASTRTIAVLHYRDGLTLEETAEMTSLSVSGVRRRLRKLREAGFSMEGR
- a CDS encoding diguanylate cyclase: MNILLVDDRKENILTLESLLDNPDFSIKKAESGQEALEMLLDNEIALVLLDVQMPGMDGYETAELMRSSSRTRHIPIIFVTANSLENDHIFKGYDAGAVDYLTKPIEPMVLKCKVGIFLEIHRQKIELEHKTYELNAKIVELEELQQQLEEKNKQLKAISNLDGLTGISNRRYFNEILDKEWFRNLRDRKKMSILMMDIDHFKSFNDTYGHTAGDDALKNVAETISQTLKRRSDTLSRYGGEEFVAILPDTDKKGAIDLAERIILAITGLGIRNESSPVKNALTLSIGVSTMIPEKGQLPMTIVSKADDALYMAKGNGRNRVEYL
- a CDS encoding chemotaxis protein CheB, which codes for MSSNFKAIVIGTSTGGLSALPAVLSPLMEDFPLTILIVQHLSAHSDDFMVRHLRKFCDLEVLGAEDKMDTRAGCIYIAPPNYHLMVEEEGTLALSISPPVHFSRPSIDVLFETAADAWQEQLIGIILTGANSDGTSGVKKIKERGGHVLVQDIATAEAETMPASASEFADMILPLDQIGNYLNNLVQNKTS